A stretch of DNA from Babesia bovis T2Bo chromosome 2, whole genome shotgun sequence:
CTACACCCGAATGCAACAAGGATTATCAGGAGGAACAATCGAGTGTTGAAGGCAGAGTTGGTGAAATATTAAAACTGCAGGGAGAATCAAGTTGCCATGGGAATAGACATGATGACCACATATCGAATGAAAATAAACCAAAGAGCATAATACAATTCACGGGTATAGATCTAGAAATAAAGCAcgaaaaacaaataaatataatagaaCAGGTAAACCAATCTATAGAAAGGTGGATACCAATATGCATCACCAATGCCTCAAATAGCAGACCTGTAAGCCCAGCCAGTGGCTGTGATACACAAATGCACAATATAGTAGAACGTGAAGTGTCAACCATCAAGTTACAAACCAGCCACCATGTTACACTCATGTTCTATTCAGTGAAAGACAGAGCGCAAGAACTACAAGATGTGGTAACACAAGAAGTGCTACAACAGATAGGACCCATGGAATCTGATATGCAGAAACTATGGGAATCACTGACGCCATATGAATTTACAGTGGCCATGCTATACAAAAGATTATATGGCATCAAGTATCCATTCGATAAAGACCACATCGGGAGCACAGAAGATAGATGCAATGATAAAGTGACAGTTACCATGAAACACGTTATATTCGTACCGGGGGTATTGATGTGCGCTACGGCCCATTTGGGTAGGGAATTGGTATCGATCCCAACACCAGATGGGACTTTTGGGCCGTACCCAGATTACCCATTGGGTAATTGCGCTAATATGGATTCAATAATAGACCAATGCACTAAAGGGGTCATGCTCGAGGAAAACCATTGCACCCATGTCACTCTGGGCGTCACAAAAGACTACACAGCGGTGTTCTCAAACAATGTTTGCCAGGGTGTTAGACTATATCTAGAGTATATTAGAAAATACCAGAAATGTTCCAGAAAAGACAAATTGTGGTATATCATTAAACTAATGCACGATGAAACGGCAAAGCAAATGGAGCCAAGGGAATTGCTGAAAATTCTAGAAATATACACTAGTACACCAAGCACGTTGAAACATGCAAAACGCCAACTAATGCAATTGTTGCCATCACTGTGTAATGATGAAATGCCCATTGAGGACGAAGCAAAGGAAATTAGATACCATACGGCATTGCCACCGATACAGAAGCATCCCGATGAACTGATAGAGCTATACAAGCATACAATCACTTTCGTATCGGAAGACAACaagtggatatatatcagGCATTTACCCATAAACAAGAGCCTAGATGCAACAAAGGACTATATATACGTCGATGCATACGTCAACAGCCTTGATACAACAGTTACAGGAAGTGTACGATTCTTTTGAAAACGGTTAGTCAATGAACTATACCAGGGAAGTAGCGGATATGTCCCAGCAACATATACCTGCCCAAGACATCTTATACTGGTACCGACTAGCACCTCATGTAACATCGCATAATGATACAAGTATGTACATTAACCCAGAGGAACGTAgcgatataatatatttaaaatttaTACAATGTTCCAGCACCCAATGTAGACTACACTGGCAACACTGTGTATCATGCCACTAAAGCAAATGATTAGGGGAGTCTTGAAATGCCGATTTCAGCACAAACCTGAAAAGGATCATAAATACATAATTCATAACCTACGCCTTAGATATCACAGAATCAATCTCACTGATACCCCAATCAGAAGTTGGAGGACGCTGTAAAAAAAGCAAACAGTGCTGGTAATCCATCTGAAGAAGATCCTCAGACCAGACACTCAAAAATACAGCAGACACGTACTCGTGAAAAGTGACGATACCGTTATTCAACTCAGCGATATAAGTGTCCCATAGGCGAATCGCACAGTCTAAAGGCAACTCACGAATTAACATGCAGTTCATCCACCGAAAGGGAAACTGCAAAATGTCAACACCTATAGACTCAAGGTGGTTGTAAAGACGAAGATCTACACGCTTAACCAAGTCCTTCAGTCGTTGCAAAGACTTATAAACACCAGGTTGATTCTCAGTGTAATTGTCTTGCATCTGCGATAATACACGAGAAAGACAGTAGAAACAGTCAGCCTCTACCTCATCCAACTCCTTCTCCATTAAAAGGTCCACAGCTGGAGTATCCAATTGATATGCTGGAACACAGATTAaacacaacatatatacactaacATTTCAAATAAGGACGGCTGAAAACCGATACGAATACCGCTAAAACGTCGTTAATGCCCTGGACATAACCACTAGCAGGGTTACGAACACTCCAGACATAAAGCACACGCTCCATCAAATTCTGAACACGCTTGTCCTTAAATAAACGAATGCTCTGATTAGTACGCGGCAAATCAACTTGAATCTAGAGGATATAACTCTATACAAGGACGCATACCTGCTTCAGTGTCTTCTGGTCAGAATCACAGACTGCATCAGCGTCACAGTGTTGCtgtacaacatatatctAGAAAAACCAATACATACCTTGCACATCTCCTGGTAATGAAGACGCTTGCGCTCAAGCAAACGAGCCCTAGTGGATGTTACAACTGGCAAGTATCCCTAAGAAGTGTAAACCAGCaagtaatatacataccaaaACAAGACGCCATGCATCAGCACGGTGACCTAAAGGAGCGTCAGAAGGGACCCCGAGCCATAAAACTTGCTTAACAAGGTCTGTATACCCGTTAAATAAGATATTATGGACCTACCTAAATCAACAACTGAAGCACTCAAAGCTCGACTTAAACGATTCAAACGTTGCGATGAACCTGCATCCGATATTGAACGATCAGAATCCTTCAATGATAATACAGGAATGTGAGTTAAACTTGATTCCTTCTTGCGCGACTTCATTGCTAAGAAAATACGAAACAAGACATTTGGAAGAACACTAAAGAAACACGCCAACAAAAGTAATAGAAATAAACTAATTAAAAAatagccattgggatatATGAAACAGAAAGTGTTAATTGAATACCGACTTTTCTGGAGGGCACATACACACTCAATAAGAAGATTGGTAACAGAAACAACACCGAATAGAAACAAAGATATCAATTTTAGCTAAGAATCTAGATAAATACATAACAGTATAAAAAATACATGGAACTTCAAATTACAGGACCGTATAATAAACTATCTACAGAAGACCTAGAAATATTGGACGATGTAGTACAATCGTTTTGTGAAGCAGTAGACGTAGTCTTGAAAACAAACTTCAAATCGCAAAAAAAGGATACAAATCAAATAGAATCAATAAGTAGGAACTTAGGAACCAGACcagatggaatcacaaAAAACCAAAAGATTGCCGCAGTGTTCTGTAGACAATGGATCGCAGGAGTAGTCAGTGAACTCACGTATAAACTGGCTAATGACACGTCAGAAAGATTTAGCAGTGGTAATAACACAATAGTAAGCGCACAACTATTCGATGAAGATAACAATAGTGATGAGGTGGGACTTTGCGTAGAAAATGCACGTATATGTGGAAATGGACAAATAGAAGTGGACTACGATTACCAAACAAAAGAATTACCACCACATCTTAAACCAAAGCTCAAGGCACAAGAATTGACACAATTAATACTACAAGGAaaacaaaatgaatatgATTTGATGCAAAAACTAGAACGATTCTGGAGTGAAGTGCCATCATTGTTGTGCCAGTACCTAACAATGGAAAATGATACAGATGAAGACGAATACAACCCAGAGAACGCAACAAGGCATAGTGGATCACCGCCCGAACAAAGTACCAATCTACCACAAAATCATACGTATATCCCCGGAtcaatacaaaaacaaattgATAACCCCCTGGATGAAGTGGGACAGCCTAAATTACCCATAGACCCAGATTCAATACAGTTCCTGGAAAAATTGGCAAAAGGTGACATCACCAAGAAAATCAATAACGATTATGAACTAGACGATGATGAAAGTATACAACAGAAGCTGGAACAACTAGAAATAAAAGCTAAGGAATTGGGAGTCAAGGGAATGGATAAGTATATCGCACTATACAATAAAGTCAATAAGGAAATTAACAAAGTTAACAAAGCAGCGAAATTCTTCGCAAAGTTCGCAACAGATCTGACCTCAAACAATCAAATCGATATCATGTAACCACGACCGTCCTCACGATGCAAAAACCATTCGCGGTTGGACTTCGACTGTATTTTAACATCCTGAAAACATAATCAGTACAACGTAACATAAGTgaaacatatattcaacacACAGATAACATACCATACCAGTTGTAGACGGACTCGGCTCCACAGGCTTCAGCCTAATGATCTTACGCTCCTTCTTACTACTGTGAAGAAGACTACCAAGCAACCCAGATGAAGAACAGTTCCAAATAACCAAACATGGAGGCTCCATGTAATAAGCAGCTATGTAGTCACCAGTGGAACTAAAAGCAAGCGATGCCACAGAACCCATGTCACCACCCAACGTTAAACACTTGGTAGCAGTACGCAAGTCATAAATCACAACCTGACCAGTTATAGAACCCACAGCAAAACGCTGACTATTCTGATAAAAAGCCACCATGGGGAAGTTCTTCACCAGATGGAATAAAGCAGAAGTGGCAGGTTTTAACATTAACAAACGGACGCCACTGTCAGAAGGATCGAGACAACGAACGACAATCACAACAACGTCAGGTAAATGACGTATAGCATCCTCACGAACCTCAATGACAAACTCAGTAATCAACTTAACAGACGTCTGAATGTACCACTTGTCCAAATGACGCTCACGCACTATCCAACGAACGATACGAATCATCAAACAAGTGTCCAACAAAAAACACTTACGTAAAATAGATAGCCAGTGCGCACTACTATTAGCACGATATTGCGATAAGGCACCTATAACAAACTGAGTAGAGGGAGTGCGCTCAACATCAGATTTGTAAAAGGCACGAGCTATAGCGTGAACGCGACTCTTGGAATACGTGGAACATAAAGTCATAGAACGGTCAAATAACTGAAATGTCCAAACGGATACAAAACCACGATCAAACATCTCCACACAGTAAGAACGCATGTTAAACACACGACGATCGTTGGCATTATCAACACTGCGAACGGTGTCTTCAGAAGACAGCATGTGAGGAAGCATCAACCGCAAAATATAAGCAGCAAATGGAAGAAGGTGATTCTCAACAAAAACAAAGTCACAAACAGCAGATAAACGCTGGTCCATAGTAACCACAACCAACAGCAACATTGAAGCAGACTCCTCCCAGGATGCAGGACGATCAACAGGTGATGTGCCAGCACGAACAACAGTAACACAAGATTGAAGACAAACGCCGCAACGCTTACCAAACGTAAACGTTGAACCTTGACAACGGCATACGCATATGGTCAAAGGACCAGAATCGCAATTACCATTGGATGAAGCAGATGTGCGAAGTACTACAAAGGCTCGACATACGTGCAAACGAAGTTCCTCAGGAGATAGATAACGCAGGGCCAATATCAACTCATTCGATAACTCGGCGTAGGACTCCTTCGAAGTGCAAGATACCAATAAACGCATGAGCAACCATACGTCTATCAAACGTAACCAGGATGATGATACACTAGAACGAAGATGGACCCTAGTCACAAAATGACGAAGTAACATACAAGTAGACAAGTAACCATTACTATTGGATCGCAAAGATAAACGATATTCAGAATGTATCCTAGAATCATCAAATAAACATGGAAAAGTAAAACTTCGACGAATCCAAGGATGGGCGATCTCTTTGGTCAAGTAGTTATCCACGAAATAATGACCATGGTCTATAGGAGAATCGTTAATATATCGAGATGTACGACCAGCAACCGAAGAGCGATCAAGAGGAAATGAAAAGGTGCCTGATGGAATACCCAAATAAATGAAAGTAGCATCGTCAGCTAACTTTGATAAAAGTGTGGCACTGCTACTCCGTAAATTAGAGGCAATTTCCTGAAGAGGGAATATTAACACGGGGATCGAATATGATATTGTCGCAGGGCCCTTACAATGTGATATATCCGATAGTACTCCATCCAATCTGGAATGGTATAATATTACACGGGCACGCCTAATTATCCTCAAAGCCATAGCATCGGTATTTACACAACGCCACTGAAGCGATTTGTATCTCAATCGACGCCGACTAGGCTTGTTCAAGCTATAACCTGGTTGTAATATGCTCGATGCATCACGATGTGGCATGTCCAAACCTATAGGTGAATCAGAATATGGCGAGAAGTGCATACGCAAAAATGACATGTGCAAACACGAAGTTAACTGCTTCTTGAAGTACTTGTCCTGAAACATACAAGGAGATAACAAATCATGTGGTGTACAGTGATCCAAATAACGCTGGTAAGTGCACTCAGAAGTAACACTAGAAACTGTAGACTGCCAATCTGTTGTAAGGAGAGAACTTAAAGTACCAGCAATTGTGCTTATGCCATAGGCACTGCTATCAGTAGGTGTTGGAGACTCACCAGATATCACAGCACGCCTGTAAGTCTCCAAATAGGGCAACTCACGCAAAAAAGTACCACTTCGCAAACGCCACAACAAGATGCTGTGGTATGTTAACACATACACAAGGTCCTTGTCTAAGTTCAATGCAACACGCTCTATTTCGCATGATAACAAACCGATATAAAATTGCATACGATGGATACCACGGAGGCACGATGATTTAGATACGAAATGCTCAACTTGGGATGCCGTAGGTAAACGACCGGAAGAACCACTGCTACCTTCTGTATCAGAATAAATATCTCTCTCGTGTATATCGGGGGGTGAACTCTCCACAGATAAATCATCCAATAGCAATGATAACTGTACAATAACGAGATGGCCCTTATGGTCAATAGTTGCAAAAGTGTCGTCAATCTCATACATCACAGTGTCGGATACATTTGAACTGCGGCAGTTGATCGAAAAAACAGCATATATAGCACGTATAGGAGCAACACTCAAGTTGCGGAAAACCACCGTCAAAGTAAAAGTAGATAACGTATAAACCAGTAATTCACACGGAGGTACCCAAATAACAACGTAACTGGAACCAAGACAGTGAAGCAATGCATAAGGTAAGCGAGGACAAGTTGGCATGCCTCCAGAAACGCTATCAGAAAGCCATTCTTGCACCTTATTACCAGGTAATACCAAAGTCTTCATACGATAACCGGTAAAGATGCGTCGTAAACATAGGTCTACCAATTGGAACGAAATAGATCGCCGAATGTCTCCAGAGCTAGCATCTATGCAACGTATATAACCAGAGGATAATACATCTAGCCTTTGAAGATAGCCATTGCTGTAGAACATAGATGACACGAGGGTGCCACTCTTGGGTAAAGGGAAACACGAATTGATAAGCGTAGAAGTGGGAACATTTGACCAAGCACTCCTAGAAGGAATACCAATGCTAAGTAGACCGTCAAAAGTCTGACGAAACATATAAAAGCCAATGGATTGAAGGCCCTCACTATCAAAGTCTAACCTATACCCAGGATCAAGACTTTTACGAATATATACGTGGATAGTTTCATCCGAATGTAAAATGTCACCGAAACCTGGTAACTGCGCAGTAGATAAAACACGAAATTGCTTTTTAGCATCCCTAACACTGGGGAAAAGAAAAATAGATACACTGCCAGATTTTGTCCATGCAAATAAAAGTATAGTGCTACATGATACGCGTACACAAGAAAAACCATGCCAAGGAGTATCGCTCAAACTGTCATCAACATCCATATTCAGAATCTCAGCAACACGGTCCAAAGCACCGTCATGGTGATAATACCAAACGAAAATGTAAATGCCAAGCATCACAAACAGATAACGGTCAACAATGCAAATGTCACCAAAAGATTCTTGAAGGTCAGGTATACGATCACGTAACATAGGAAAGGTTTCTTTACCTGATATACCGTCGGTGGGCGATAATGTGCGATGGAAAAAACCATGCTGTGATATGTCAGCAGGATGTTGCGGAACCTCAGAATGTAGCTTCAAGTGCCGGTCCCAAGCAGTGACAACAGTCACAGTGCCATGAGTACCGCCGTACTTAGCCTTGTAATGAGTTATTGGAATAGTTAAATCCCAAATGACAACCTCATTGTTGTCCAATAAAGCAGCCAGTATAAGAGGACAAGGAATATGATCACTTTCTGAATTGTCCTCTGCCCTAACAGAATGACTATGAAAATCAACAGTGGTGTCAGATTCAGAATTATCAGTAAAAGGAGATAAACCACAATGAGCACGCAAAATACGACATGGTTTTTTAACCGATGCCGTAGTAGTGCTAAAAATAGAAGGACTTACATTTACCGTGCTAGTTTCAGCACAGTCTATAGTGAAATCAGTCGTAGGAGGCTCCCGGTATGATCCACGACGACGATCGGAATATATTGTACTGTCGATTTTACATGTACCATCCAAATCAAAAGTTGCGATTAATTTCAATCGCCAAAGGTCAATCACGTTTATTTTGTTACGCCCAACCAATGCAATAAAGCGGTCATCAGGGAACACGCACAAACGTTGAATGGGAAAAGGAGGCCCCTTAACCTTGTGTAAGCAACGGCAGTCAGTTAAAGACCATATGGCAATACTGTTGTCCTTGTGAAGTGAAACCAAAGATCCTTCCGCATCCTCAACAGCACAATAAGCAACATTTAAACGAGAACGATCACCTTTTAAAGAATGAATTGGACGAGATCCACTAGCAAAGGCTACCTGAGCAACAGGACTTGCGATAGGATTGTTGCTAGCAACAAACAGAAAGTAAGGCTCAACAGAAATATCACTCGTGTGGTCATAACTCTCCTTCAGACGTTGCATAGAGACAACGCCACGAACATTATCACAATATCTGTCGCGAAGCTTCCACAACGCAACAAAGCCTTGTCTACTTCCCGTAGCCAGTAAAGACCGGTCATGATTCAAATCAAAACAAGTTATCTCGCATTGCCATCGTGAAGAAGGGAAAAACCCAAAGCCAATGCTTAAACAATTGCGGTCCATCAGTAACGACGAACAAGCATTAGCCTAAATATGCGATACTTACACATTGCCAATATGAAAGCAAAACGTAACATCCGAACGAAACACACCTAACGGAAGATCCATTAACACCGGTGCTTCACGATACCAAGAATGAAATGCAATTAACATAATTATCTACACATAGCTTTAATACAATGcgtaacatatatttacataatGGTACATAATACAGTTGTCATAGTGTCGTCTTTGTACGGGGAAACGTTGAATCTCATTGTTAGACACTTAATAATACCTAACCAAAAAAGTAGGTAAATAAACCACAACTCACAAAACAAATTCGGACAagcaatgtgtaacctAAAATGCGTCAAAACGAGCAAATTACGAAAACAATACGATGATTATAACATAGGTATAACAAAAAAGTGGTGCATCTGCCGGGAATCGAACCCGGGTCGCCTCGATGGCAACGAGGCATTCTACCACTAGACCACAGATGCTACGAGTGAATGATGAATAACGATTACATATACATACTGGTCATAGAAAATTCGAATGGTACTTCAACAATAGTTACATCATATGATTCGATTCTGCAGCACATTGAGCAAATACGGTACACAACTCATAGATACATTATTCTAGCACAAATGTGTACAAATATGCCATCTATAAGTTCATGTTTTTCTTAAGTAGTTAACTAGGAAGTGAATTATACAAATCAGATGTACGAGCACTTACCATAGAaacagcatatatataccatccaTGAAGGTTGGAAAATGGCAGAAGAATCAATTAATCCAGACGAACTGGAAATATTACCAGTAAAATTTGTAGGTTGTCTAGATATAAAGATATATCACATCAACACAGGTACAAGCAGCTTTACACAAAGGAATGCTGCAAGATGTAACACTTCATAACGTAGATGAAGTGACATCAACGAGAACGGGAAAATCTATCGCTAACTATGCATTGAAGAATAGGAAGTTTAGCAGAGATGCAGTTAACATGCTCAATAGAGCAGCGTCTTtatttgtgttatatataacgacACTAGCACAAGATATagcaaaaaataaaaagCGGTAAGATTGGAATTgaagtatatatgaataaTAGGACCACCATATACGAAGCTGATATTCTCGAAGCATTAAATACGGCATTGTTCTGGGAAATTGAAAGAGAGATGTCAGAGGATATGAATGAAGTAAATGAACTTTTAAAAATCAGACAAAAGCAAATGCTGGAACAACAGGCACAATTACCAAACAACCAAAACATCTCAAATCCAGTCAACGCCGATATCCAAATGGAACAGAACGAAGAAACCGATGCATCATATGTGTATAATGAAGAACATAGTGAACTGTATATAGAGGAGGATGAAATAGGCATTGATGAAACCTATAGCAAtatagaagatgaagatacAGACACAAATCCCAAGGAGGAATCGACATCCATGCTTAATGAAGATACAATGGAAGAAGAAGACCAATTTAATAGTTATAACACAGATGTAACAATGGAAACGACCTACAACAAAGAAGTACCGGAGGTCAATACGGTAGACCCAATGGTAATAACCACGGGTCAAGATGATGATGTAGACTTTACACAAAACGATAATCCTTGATCAAGTGCTTACGACAGGTACCGTGATAAATCGCAATCCATAGAAGATATGTAATAGTGCAGTCGTTATGGAATACAAGATACAGTTACAAGCTACGTCATTATGGCACAAACATCCTCTTATcgtatacaatatataatacattttGTCTATACTATTTAAACGTGTTTTTCACTTGAATTTAAGGTCGAACTTCAAACGCTCGATCTCCAAGCGCACCTCAGCGAAGGCACTTACTAGTGATGCGATTTGAATATAGGGAGAGGCACCCGCAGACAACCGCTGTTCAATGTCCCCTAAACGAATTAAAAGCTGTACAATTACAACATTGGGCCAGTCAATGCGTAAAATTGAGCGATATAATGCAGTAACAAGATCCTCTACAGAATAACCCTGAACTTGGTTCAAAGTAACCACATAGTCAACACAATCCTTAAACGACTCCTGCATCAACCGCTGCAGCAATTTGCTTATTTCTGTAGGATTTGGTAAACCTGCTGTACTGATCACTACATCACTAGTAATGACCTTGTCACGAGTGGCGCCTATCGACATAGCCGTTACCTGTAAACAGTTCAGTACCCGCCGCATATCACCTTGACCAATCTCAGCCAATGTGTCCAAAGCACACTCAGATACAGTCAAACCTTCCGCCTTTGCAATATCTGCCGTGCGGCGCTTAACAACATCATTTTTAAGAGGAGGGAAACGGAACCCAGTGCAACGTGATTGAATAGGAGGAATAATACGATTCATGAAGTTACAAATAAGACAAAAACGAACGTTTGAAGAATATATCTCCATTATACGACGCAATGAATTCTGGGCAGCATTGGTCATCTGATCAGCCTCGTCAAGAATGATCAACTTGAGGTTAGTGCGTGGACCAGAATCGCTGCCTACAATTCCACTGGAAAACGTATTCGATGTCTCAGCAAACGTTTTTATCTGCTCACGCACTGTCTCTATACCCCTTTCATCCGAAGCATTCAATTCCATTACATAAGAATGGCGATGCGAACCATACAGGTAACGTGATACTGCCATGATGGTAGATGTCTTCCCAGTACCTAAAGCCTatggataatatatacttatACCTACCTGGAGGTCCATGAAATAACAAATGCGGTAGCTGGCCCTTCTCAGCAAAATTCATCAGTGTAGACAAAATGTCATCAT
This window harbors:
- a CDS encoding Replication factor C C-terminal domain family protein, translating into MNAVLGVPWVEKYRPESFSDIISHDDILSTLMNFAEKGQLPHLLFHGPPGTGKTSTIMAVSRYLYGSHRHSYVMELNASDERGIETVREQIKTFAETSNTFSSGIVGSDSGPRTNLKLIILDEADQMTNAAQNSLRRIMEIYSSNVRFCLICNFMNRIIPPIQSRCTGFRFPPLKNDVVKRRTADIAKAEGLTVSECALDTLAEIGQGDMRRVLNCLQVTAMSIGATRDKVITSDVVISTAGLPNPTEISKLLQRLMQESFKDCVDYVVTLNQVQGYSVEDLVTALYRSILRIDWPNVVIVQLLIRLGDIEQRLSAGASPYIQIASLVSAFAEVRLEIERLKFDLKFK
- a CDS encoding Histone-like transcription factor (CBF/NF-Y) and archaeal histone family protein, encoding MAEESINPDELEILPVKFVQAALHKGMLQDVTLHNVDEVTSTRTGKSIANYALKNRKFSRDAVNMLNRAASLFVLYITTLAQDIAKNKKRTTIYEADILEALNTALFWEIEREMSEDMNEVNELLKIRQKQMLEQQAQLPNNQNISNPVNADIQMEQNEETDASYVYNEEHSELYIEEDEIGIDETYSNIEDEDTDTNPKEESTSMLNEDTMEEEDQFNSYNTDVTMETTYNKEVPEVNTVDPMVITTGQDDDVDFTQNDNP
- a CDS encoding WD domain G-beta repeat family protein translates to MDRNCLSIGFGFFPSSRWQCEITCFDLNHDRSLLATGSRQGFVALWKLRDRYCDNVRGVVSMQRLKESYDHTSDISVEPYFLFVASNNPIASPVAQVAFASGSRPIHSLKGDRSRLNVAYCAVEDAEGSLVSLHKDNSIAIWSLTDCRCLHKVKGPPFPIQRLCVFPDDRFIALVGRNKINVIDLWRLKLIATFDLDGTCKIDSTIYSDRRRGSYREPPTTDFTIDCAETSTVNVSPSIFSTTTASVKKPCRILRAHCGLSPFTDNSESDTTVDFHSHSVRAEDNSESDHIPCPLILAALLDNNEVVIWDLTIPITHYKAKYGGTHGTVTVVTAWDRHLKLHSEVPQHPADISQHGFFHRTLSPTDGISGKETFPMLRDRIPDLQESFGDICIVDRYLFVMLGIYIFVWYYHHDGALDRVAEILNMDVDDSLSDTPWHGFSCVRVSCSTILLFAWTKSGSVSIFLFPSVRDAKKQFRVLSTAQLPGFGDILHSDETIHVYIRKSLDPGYRLDFDSEGLQSIGFYMFRQTFDGLLSIGIPSRSAWSNVPTSTLINSCFPLPKSGTLVSSMFYSNGYLQRLDVLSSGYIRCIDASSGDIRRSISFQLVDLCLRRIFTGYRMKTLVLPGNKVQEWLSDSVSGGMPTCPRLPYALLHCLGSSYVVIWVPPCELLVYTLSTFTLTVVFRNLSVAPIRAIYAVFSINCRSSNVSDTVMYEIDDTFATIDHKGHLVIVQLSLLLDDLSVESSPPDIHERDIYSDTEGSSGSSGRLPTASQVEHFVSKSSCLRGIHRMQFYIGLLSCEIERVALNLDKDLVYVLTYHSILLWRLRSGTFLRELPYLETYRRAVISGESPTPTDSSAYGISTIAGTLSSLLTTDWQSTVSSVTSECTYQRYLDHCTPHDLLSPCMFQDKYFKKQLTSCLHMSFLRMHFSPYSDSPIGLDMPHRDASSILQPGYSLNKPSRRRLRYKSLQWRCVNTDAMALRIIRRARVILYHSRLDGVLSDISHCKGPATISYSIPVLIFPLQEIASNLRSSSATLLSKLADDATFIYLGIPSGTFSFPLDRSSVAGRTSRYINDSPIDHGHYFVDNYLTKEIAHPWIRRSFTFPCLFDDSRIHSEYRLSLRSNSNGYLSTCMLLRHFVTRVHLRSSVSSSWLRLIDVWLLMRLLVSCTSKESYAELSNELILALRYLSPEELRLHVCRAFVVLRTSASSNGNCDSGPLTICVCRCQGSTFTFGKRCGVCLQSCVTVVRAGTSPVDRPASWEESASMLLLVVVTMDQRLSAVCDFVFVENHLLPFAAYILRLMLPHMLSSEDTVRSVDNANDRRVFNMRSYCVEMFDRGFVSVWTFQLFDRSMTLCSTYSKSRVHAIARAFYKSDVERTPSTQFVIGALSQYRANSSAHWLSILRKCFLLDTCLMIRIVRWIVRERHLDKWYIQTSVKLITEFVIEVREDAIRHLPDVVVIVVRCLDPSDSGVRLLMLKPATSALFHLVKNFPMVAFYQNSQRFAVGSITGQVVIYDLRTATKCLTLGGDMGSVASLAFSSTGDYIAAYYMEPPCLVIWNCSSSGLLGSLLHSSKKERKIIRLKPVEPSPSTTGMDVKIQSKSNREWFLHREDGRGYMISI
- a CDS encoding Rab-GTPase-TBC domain family protein, translating into MKSRKKESSLTHIPVLSLKDSDRSISDAGSSQRLNRLSRALSASVVDLDLVKQVLWLGVPSDAPLGHRADAWRLVLGYLPVVTSTRARLLERKRLHYQEMCKQHCDADAVCDSDQKTLKQIQVDLPRTNQSIRLFKDKRVQNLMERVLYVWSVRNPASGYVQGINDVLAVFVSVFSRPYLKSYQLDTPAVDLLMEKELDEVEADCFYCLSRVLSQMQDNYTENQPGVYKSLQRLKDLVKRVDLRLYNHLESIGVDILQFPFRWMNCMLIRELPLDCAIRLWDTYIAELNNGIVTFHEYVSAVFLSVWSEDLLQMDYQHCLLFLQRPPTSDWGISEIDSVISKAFVLKSAFQDSPNHLL